A single genomic interval of Chryseobacterium paludis harbors:
- a CDS encoding YraN family protein: MATHNDFGKIAEDMAVEHLVKNGYKILTRNFRFQKAEIDIIAEKDNLIIITEVKARSTDAFILPQEAVTKTKIKSIVFATNHYLEEFDKHNEVRFDIITVMPDEKRKLVIEHITNAFEAFDAN, translated from the coding sequence ATGGCAACGCATAATGATTTCGGAAAAATAGCAGAAGATATGGCCGTTGAGCACCTGGTAAAAAATGGGTATAAGATTCTCACCAGGAACTTTCGATTTCAAAAAGCAGAGATTGATATTATAGCTGAAAAAGATAATTTAATTATTATTACCGAAGTAAAAGCACGCTCTACAGACGCTTTTATATTACCACAGGAAGCTGTTACCAAAACGAAAATCAAATCTATTGTTTTTGCTACAAACCATTATCTTGAAGAATTCGATAAACATAACGAAGTGCGGTTCGACATTATAACGGTTATGCCCGATGAAAAAAGAAAATTAGTTATTGAACATATAACGAATGCTTTTGAAGCATTTGATGCAAACTAA
- a CDS encoding S66 peptidase family protein: MKKIIFPKSLKKGDKIALISPAGAVEEAQLEKGISMIKAKGFEPVIGEHLYTKFSNGYNYAGTEKERLKDINWALNDTDISAIWASRGGYGCQHLVQHLKLKQFTEKPKWYIGYSDNTVIQSYLLKNGFASIHGQTIKTSSFGVTDESYDLLFDVLKGKTPKYNIPSNQFNKQGTVEGELVGGNLALIYALLGTKYSFDFKDKILFIEDIGENYYALDRMIMSLELAGVFKKIKGLIIGGMTNMGDEKDNKNYEESFDDFAYKLISERVSKYKFPVVFSFPNGHIKDNRPLIIGGSIKMKVDNKVKIEF, from the coding sequence ATGAAAAAAATTATCTTTCCAAAATCCCTAAAAAAAGGGGATAAAATTGCTCTTATTTCTCCGGCAGGAGCTGTAGAAGAAGCTCAACTTGAAAAAGGAATTTCAATGATTAAAGCAAAAGGTTTTGAACCTGTTATAGGAGAACACCTTTATACCAAATTTTCTAATGGTTATAATTATGCTGGAACAGAAAAAGAAAGATTAAAAGATATCAACTGGGCTTTAAATGATACCGATATTTCTGCAATCTGGGCTTCCAGAGGTGGATATGGGTGTCAGCATCTGGTCCAGCACCTGAAGCTTAAACAATTTACTGAAAAGCCAAAATGGTATATCGGTTACTCTGATAATACTGTAATTCAAAGTTATTTATTAAAAAATGGTTTTGCATCTATTCATGGCCAGACCATTAAAACTTCCAGCTTTGGAGTTACAGATGAAAGCTATGATTTATTATTTGATGTTCTGAAAGGAAAGACTCCAAAATATAACATACCATCAAATCAGTTCAATAAACAGGGGACCGTGGAAGGAGAATTGGTTGGCGGAAATCTGGCTCTGATCTATGCTCTTTTAGGAACTAAATATTCTTTTGATTTTAAAGATAAAATATTATTTATTGAAGATATAGGTGAAAATTATTATGCTTTAGATCGAATGATCATGAGCCTGGAACTGGCAGGAGTCTTCAAAAAAATAAAAGGACTTATTATTGGCGGAATGACCAATATGGGTGATGAAAAAGATAATAAAAATTACGAAGAAAGCTTTGATGATTTTGCTTATAAGCTAATCTCAGAGAGAGTTTCAAAATATAAATTCCCAGTTGTTTTTAGTTTTCCAAACGGCCATATCAAAGATAACAGACCTTTGATTATTGGGGGAAGTATAAAAATGAAAGTTGATAATAAAGTCAAGATTGAATTTTAA
- a CDS encoding LysE family translocator → MFELVLSAVILGFMLSLVFIGPIFFLLIETSFSRGPRHALALDLGVITADLLCIVAAYYASADLVSLIDKHPGFYRITSILIFVYGIVMLVTKTKMHMPGEERIISQNYFKTFINGFFFNLLNVGVILFWLVTVISVRNQYPDISNFILYIGLVIGTYLCIDLAKIFLAKQFHDKLTQTLANKIRRIVGGILIIFSFFIFLQSFKKFNQFDKRLEEAEKKEVKFQKTK, encoded by the coding sequence ATGTTTGAACTTGTACTTTCTGCTGTCATATTAGGATTTATGTTGAGCCTGGTTTTCATAGGACCTATTTTTTTCCTTTTAATTGAAACCAGTTTCTCAAGAGGTCCCAGACACGCTTTAGCACTGGATCTCGGAGTTATAACCGCTGACCTGTTGTGTATCGTTGCAGCATATTATGCAAGTGCAGATCTTGTTAGTTTAATAGACAAACATCCTGGTTTTTACAGGATTACGTCTATTCTTATTTTTGTATATGGGATCGTAATGTTGGTTACCAAAACCAAAATGCATATGCCTGGAGAAGAAAGAATCATTAGTCAAAATTATTTTAAAACTTTTATTAATGGTTTTTTCTTTAATCTTTTAAATGTTGGGGTAATTCTTTTCTGGTTGGTAACAGTAATTTCGGTACGAAATCAATATCCTGATATCAGTAATTTTATCCTGTATATAGGCTTGGTAATTGGTACTTATTTATGTATCGATCTCGCTAAAATATTTCTGGCTAAACAATTCCATGATAAATTAACACAAACTTTAGCCAATAAGATCAGAAGAATTGTAGGTGGAATTCTTATCATTTTCAGTTTCTTTATCTTTTTACAAAGCTTTAAAAAATTTAATCAGTTTGATAAACGATTAGAAGAAGCAGAGAAGAAAGAAGTCAAATTTCAAAAAACAAAATGA
- the rnr gene encoding ribonuclease R, producing the protein MKKRKYISQKNDHKLMEIGRLILRFMNENSSKIYNYKQIADGIDHKNPRQRELVIQALHKLQSSEKIKETDKGKYIINLNIAGTLTGVIDFNQSGNAYVNVDGMEDDIFIHSKNVKDALQGDKVLIVTYTYKGKKLEGSVLEVLERTRTEFVGTLQVVAHKDFGFVVCDKKSINTDIFIPKGKFGGAEDGAKVIVKMTEWRPGDKNPEGEIIKVLGAPGEHETEIHSILAEYGLPYEFPEEVEADADKINRQITDDEVAKRRDMRNICTFTIDPKDAKDFDDALSIQKLQNGNWEIGVHIADVSHYVVPGTILDDEAYQRATSVYLVDRVVPMLPEVLSNDVCSLRPNEDKYTFSAVFELNDHAEIQKQWFGRTVIHSDRRFTYEEAQERIETQQGDLTEEILVLDRLAKIMRDERIKNGAITFDRSEVRFNLNENNEPVGVYFKISKDSNHLIEEFMLLANKKVSEFVSLTNKGGMSNNTFIYRVHDDPDPAKLEALRDFVSTFGYQMNLANTKKVAESLNKLLYDVKGKGEENMIETLAMRSMSKAVYSTEPIGHYGLGFEYYSHFTSPIRRYPDLLAHRLLQHYLDGGKSPDRTELEEKAKHCSAMERLAADAERDSIKFMQVKFMEKHLGETFTGVISGVAEFGFWVEIPENGAEGLIKLRDLVDDSYTYDKSTHAVYGSRTGKKYQLGDQVQIKVVKANLIQKQLDFKIVD; encoded by the coding sequence ATGAAAAAAAGAAAATATATAAGTCAGAAAAATGACCATAAATTAATGGAGATCGGAAGATTGATCTTAAGATTTATGAACGAAAACTCGTCGAAGATCTATAACTATAAGCAGATCGCAGACGGAATTGATCATAAGAACCCAAGACAAAGGGAACTGGTGATCCAGGCTTTACATAAGCTGCAATCTTCAGAAAAAATTAAAGAAACAGATAAAGGAAAATATATTATTAACTTGAATATCGCAGGAACTTTAACCGGAGTTATTGATTTTAATCAATCTGGAAATGCCTACGTGAATGTAGATGGAATGGAAGATGATATTTTTATCCATTCAAAAAATGTAAAGGATGCTTTACAAGGGGATAAAGTTTTAATAGTAACCTATACTTATAAAGGAAAGAAGCTGGAAGGTTCTGTCTTGGAAGTTTTGGAAAGAACGAGAACGGAATTTGTAGGTACTTTACAAGTGGTTGCTCATAAAGATTTCGGATTTGTTGTTTGCGATAAAAAGTCGATCAATACTGATATTTTTATTCCAAAAGGGAAATTTGGTGGTGCTGAAGATGGTGCTAAAGTTATTGTTAAGATGACAGAATGGAGACCTGGGGATAAAAATCCTGAAGGAGAAATCATTAAAGTTTTAGGAGCTCCTGGAGAGCACGAAACAGAGATTCATTCTATTTTAGCAGAATATGGATTACCCTATGAGTTTCCTGAGGAAGTAGAAGCAGATGCTGATAAGATCAACAGACAGATTACGGATGATGAAGTTGCAAAACGTCGTGATATGCGTAATATCTGCACGTTTACTATTGACCCTAAAGATGCAAAAGATTTTGATGATGCTTTATCAATCCAGAAATTACAAAATGGAAACTGGGAAATTGGAGTCCATATTGCGGATGTTTCTCATTATGTGGTTCCGGGAACTATTTTAGATGATGAAGCTTATCAAAGGGCAACTTCAGTATATTTGGTTGACCGTGTGGTTCCTATGTTACCAGAAGTTTTAAGTAATGATGTTTGTTCACTTCGTCCTAATGAAGATAAATATACATTCTCTGCAGTTTTTGAACTGAATGATCATGCAGAAATACAGAAACAATGGTTTGGTAGAACAGTAATTCATTCTGACAGAAGATTTACCTACGAAGAAGCTCAGGAACGTATTGAAACCCAGCAAGGAGATTTAACAGAAGAAATTCTTGTGTTGGATAGGCTGGCAAAAATAATGCGTGATGAACGTATCAAAAACGGAGCTATTACCTTTGACAGAAGTGAAGTAAGATTTAATCTTAATGAAAATAACGAACCTGTTGGAGTTTACTTTAAAATAAGCAAAGATTCTAATCACCTGATTGAAGAATTCATGCTTTTAGCGAATAAAAAAGTTTCGGAATTTGTATCTCTTACTAATAAAGGAGGGATGTCTAATAATACATTCATTTATAGAGTTCATGATGATCCGGATCCAGCAAAATTAGAAGCATTAAGAGATTTTGTATCCACTTTTGGATATCAGATGAACCTTGCAAATACTAAGAAAGTTGCCGAATCTTTAAATAAATTACTGTATGATGTAAAAGGAAAAGGAGAAGAAAATATGATCGAAACTTTGGCAATGCGAAGCATGAGCAAAGCGGTCTACTCCACTGAACCTATCGGACATTATGGTTTAGGATTTGAATATTATTCGCACTTTACATCTCCTATCAGACGATATCCTGATTTACTTGCACACCGTTTGTTGCAACACTACCTTGATGGTGGAAAATCTCCTGATAGAACTGAATTGGAAGAAAAGGCAAAACATTGCAGTGCTATGGAAAGACTGGCTGCAGATGCAGAAAGAGATTCAATCAAATTCATGCAGGTGAAATTCATGGAAAAACATCTTGGTGAAACTTTCACGGGTGTGATTTCGGGAGTAGCAGAATTTGGTTTCTGGGTTGAAATACCTGAAAATGGTGCTGAAGGATTGATCAAATTAAGAGATCTGGTAGATGATTCTTATACCTATGATAAGTCGACACACGCAGTTTATGGCTCAAGAACCGGTAAAAAATATCAATTGGGAGATCAGGTTCAGATCAAAGTGGTTAAAGCTAACTTAATTCAGAAACAACTGGATTTCAAGATTGTTGATTAA
- the rpiB gene encoding ribose 5-phosphate isomerase B, with protein sequence MKRKIAIAADHAGFEYKEIVKNYFSEQFDIQDFGTFSTDSVDYPDFVHPAATSVENGENELGILICGSGNGVQITANKHQKIRCALCWMPEIASLARQHNDANMISMPARFISKELAIEIVEKFLSTNFEGGRHQTRVDKIAVC encoded by the coding sequence ATGAAAAGAAAAATTGCGATCGCAGCTGATCATGCAGGCTTTGAATATAAGGAGATTGTTAAGAACTATTTTTCAGAACAATTTGATATTCAAGATTTTGGAACGTTTTCCACAGACAGTGTGGATTATCCTGACTTTGTTCACCCTGCAGCAACTTCTGTAGAAAATGGGGAAAATGAATTGGGAATTCTAATTTGTGGTAGCGGAAATGGTGTGCAGATCACTGCAAACAAACATCAGAAAATTCGTTGCGCTTTATGTTGGATGCCGGAGATTGCATCGTTGGCAAGACAACATAATGATGCCAATATGATTTCTATGCCTGCAAGATTCATATCTAAGGAATTGGCAATAGAGATCGTAGAAAAATTTCTCTCTACAAACTTTGAAGGGGGCAGACACCAAACAAGAGTTGACAAAATAGCAGTTTGCTAA
- a CDS encoding phosphoglycerate kinase: MKTINDFNFRDKKALVRVDFNVPQDDQLKVTDNTRIVAVKPTVEKILNDGGSVILMTHLGRPKGEVKDEFSLKHILAEVSNVLGREVKFVEESIGPKAEQAAAELKPGEILLLENLRFHNEEEKGDEGFAEQLSKLGDAYVNDAFGTAHRAHASTAVIANYFTSTKFFGLLMANELKAIDKVLKNGERPVTAILGGSKVSTKITIIENILPAIDNLIIGGGMAFTFIKALGGKIGTSLVEQDKLPLALEILAKAKEHNVKVYLPSDTIIAESFSNDAERKEIDIYAIPEGWMGLDAGSKSRDQFNDVLLNSRTILWNGPIGVFEMSNFAAGTVALGDSIAEATRLGAFSLVGGGDSVAFVKQFGYDDKVSYVSTGGGAMLESLEGLELPGIAAINK; encoded by the coding sequence ATGAAAACAATCAATGATTTCAATTTTAGAGACAAGAAAGCTTTAGTGAGAGTGGATTTCAATGTTCCGCAAGATGATCAACTGAAAGTTACAGACAATACAAGAATCGTAGCAGTGAAACCTACTGTAGAAAAAATTCTTAATGATGGTGGTTCTGTAATTCTCATGACTCACCTGGGAAGACCTAAAGGAGAAGTGAAGGATGAATTTTCTCTGAAACACATCCTTGCTGAAGTTTCTAATGTTTTGGGAAGAGAAGTAAAGTTTGTAGAAGAGTCTATAGGTCCTAAAGCTGAACAAGCAGCTGCTGAACTTAAACCGGGGGAAATTCTATTATTGGAAAATTTACGTTTTCATAATGAAGAAGAGAAAGGAGATGAAGGGTTTGCTGAGCAACTTTCCAAATTAGGAGATGCTTATGTGAACGATGCATTCGGTACAGCACACAGAGCTCATGCTTCTACAGCTGTAATTGCTAACTATTTCACCTCAACTAAATTTTTCGGTTTATTAATGGCTAATGAATTAAAAGCTATCGATAAAGTTTTAAAAAACGGTGAAAGACCTGTTACAGCTATACTTGGAGGGTCTAAGGTTTCAACTAAAATTACCATTATAGAAAATATCCTGCCTGCAATTGATAATTTGATCATTGGTGGCGGGATGGCCTTTACTTTTATAAAAGCGCTGGGTGGTAAAATTGGAACTTCCTTGGTAGAGCAGGATAAGTTGCCTCTAGCACTTGAGATATTGGCAAAAGCAAAAGAACACAACGTTAAAGTATATCTTCCATCTGATACTATTATAGCTGAAAGTTTCAGTAATGATGCTGAAAGAAAGGAGATAGATATTTATGCAATTCCTGAAGGATGGATGGGATTGGATGCCGGATCAAAATCAAGGGATCAGTTTAATGATGTTCTTTTAAATTCAAGAACTATTCTATGGAATGGACCAATTGGAGTTTTTGAGATGTCCAACTTTGCTGCCGGTACTGTTGCTTTAGGTGATAGTATTGCTGAAGCGACTAGACTTGGAGCTTTCTCTTTAGTAGGAGGAGGGGATAGTGTTGCGTTTGTAAAGCAATTTGGATATGATGACAAAGTAAGCTATGTATCGACTGGTGGTGGTGCCATGCTTGAAAGCTTGGAAGGATTAGAACTTCCTGGAATTGCTGCTATTAATAAATAA